The Gossypium raimondii isolate GPD5lz chromosome 2, ASM2569854v1, whole genome shotgun sequence genome segment AGTCCCAACAAGTAAACCAGTATAAGGTATTCTTGGTTCCAAGAATTCCTGTGAAATGTTTGGAGTAGGTCCACTTTGTACCTTTGGTCTCGTTCACAATTTCAAGGAATGGTAAAAATTCATTTGTATTATCATTCTTGGCAGAAAAAATGATAATCGAATTTAAGAAGCAACTAATCTTTCGACTAAAGTTTGGGGGCACTGATAATGAAACCTCAGTCTTGCCAGCTTGATTGCCAAAGTAGTGGCCATAGTAATCAAATGGCATTGGATCAAATGTTGTAATTATGCCATAATCGTATAGTACCTGTAGCATTGGATTAAGGAATtagttattaaaaatatatagtatataaataaattttgaaacttgGAACTCGTAAGGAACCTTTGGGGAAGAAACCACTTTTGATTCTTCTATATAACTGCAAAGTTGCACTTTAACATTTCCATAAGATTCCAAACTGAGTAAGTTTTTAGTTAGGTCCATCTTGATATTTCTTGGGGCAACCTCATCTCCTAAAATGTGTACAATAATGtgttatttatcaattttaatgatCATCAACATAATATGCCTATTATAATACCAAAGTATTGGTTTTGACATGAAAAAAAACGTTGATTAAAGTTTTTATCAGACACCCATATAATACGGGTTCAAACTGTGTAtgaaaaaatatcaaacaactaattttatgcattatgactaaaatatgttataagacTTGTTAGaaataaccaattatacactttttgaaaaaaatcaattatatctgtatcttttattttatataaaatatcaactTTAAAAATACCACTTTTAACTTCAtccattattttagtttccacTTAGGTGATAGATTAATCATCTATcaaacaattatttattttgattagaCCTCAATTgcaacataattttataattattattttattattaagctAAATTTTTCTCAGAATCTATTAAATGATCAGATTTCttaagtaatatttttattgtattggAAAGTCTTTTAGAGaaacatatatcaatttttgaattttttattgacATCTAAAAGGAAACATATGTTCAAACAATCTAAAGGggcattaaaataaatataataggATGTATTAACTAAAATACAATCTTACCATTGAAAACACAATTAGATATTCATATAATTCATTGTTTCAATAAGGATTTATCTTTTTAGCCATGTGTTTTACTCATTAATGTTAATAGTGCATTGGGTAATATgccataaacataattatttgaaatCTACTCATACCTGGagataaatatgaaaaaccatATTCATATCTAATGTTGTGTTCGGATTCATAAGTAACGCCAAATTTTCTTATGCGGAGATGAATAGGCACTATCATGCAACTCACAAGGTCACCACCTTCAAACTGACAATCCGTTACTGGCCAATGGATCAACCACAACATTGTGTTATCGTTAGTCTTAGGAATTCCAATGAAACTGGAGCAATATCTCCCCGTGGTCCTTTTGGTCTCATTGAAAATGTAGACACTTGGTGGAAGGTCCAATATTTGATCACTATCTAAAGAAAAAACAATGCATAAGCTGAACCAACGAATCTTTTCATCTGGATGAGATGGTGTTggcaaaagaaaagagattcgATGCTCGTTAGTGCGATGCTTATACCCAATCGGAACTTCACTTCCTAAAATTAATGTGCTTGTTATACCACATTCCTGCAAGACCTGATAGAAAAGAAAACTGTTAGATGATTACGAATGTGTTGATTAAGTAATataagacaaaaagaaaaagatttaaaatttaagttggAGAACTATTGGACCTGTGGGGTAGCAAGCATTATGTTGTCCGTTAGGCAATTATAAAGTTGCACTCGATTTTTGTTGACGGAATTCACGTTGAATAATCTTCTAATCTCTTCCGCATCAAAGTTTTCAATTGGCTCCAACTTGAATATATCTTGAACCTCGGTCAATTTTTCACATCCAAAAATAACACATCGTTTGGAAGAAAAGAAGCATGGAAGAATTGACCTAAAGCTTTTTACTGCAGATACTGTCGAGAACCCAGAAACATTGGGCAAGAATGGAAGCTTTGGAATCATCTGGAGTTCAGTGCAAGAAGTCAGTACAAGTTCATCAAGTTTTGTAAGTTCTTTTAAGCTTTCGGCTAAGTAATGAATTGGGTTTCTACTTAAATTTAAGGATTTCAAGGAGGCCAAGTTACAAAGATCATTGGGAATGACATCATCAGATAGTTTGCAACTTTCAAGGCTTAACTTTACCAAAGAGCCCGGTAGAGATGCCCAAGAGAAACCCAATCCTTTGCTTCTTTTCAGTAAGAGCCACTGCAACCCCAATCTTGATTGATATATGGCAGtttcatctaaattaagcaCCTTCAATGATTCCATATTATGCAACTCCCTAGGAACATCATCAAGTCTTGAACAACCAGATAAGATAAGCTCTTCAAGTGATATTAATGAACCAATTGTCCTTGGAAGTTTCCTAAGACTTGTGCAATCTTTAAGGTTCAAGAAAGTAAGCATCTTTAGCTCACCAATGGATTGATCAACTTCCACCAAATTTATGCAATCTTTGAGCATCAACTTCTCAAGGCTAGGGAGTCCTGAAAAGCTTGGGGTTTTAAGAAGGCTATGTGAATGGTTGAGATTAAGGATCTTTAAATTTGGGAGGCACTGCACAAAAAGAAAACccttcatttatattttattgtttcacacacacacaaaaagaaggaaaattagTATATATCATACCTCTGTATCCTTCCAAACTTGTTTAAGTTTACTGTTGCGCATGTCGAGAACAACTAGTTCATTGATATCAAAATCCACCGGAAAAGATTGCATCCAAAACCCATGCCAACGTAACCATCTTAATCTTTTGGGAAAGTCTTTGAAGTCTCCTTTAAGTCTTACATAATCCAGTTGAAGCAGTTTAAGTCTCTTCATCTTTGCAAATGCTTGAGTTTCCATATCAACATCATTTGCCATCAGAAACTGACTTTTGGAATGCTTTGGAAAATGTAGAGTTGTATTTGTCCTTTTAGCCTTGTCTTCTAGCAATCCTTTTAGGTTAATTGTGAGGCACTTAACTGTTCTGGAACCCTGCATCagaaaaacttttttaaaaaataaaaagaaatttgataataataataaaaaaggtagTTTACATGCACACAAGAAAAAAGTTGAGTAAAATGATGTTTCTTacaattttttctcttattaCATCAAACGAGTTCTTATGCCACAATCTGCTTCGTTTCCCAATATCAGAAGATTCTTGACGAATAATTTCTTGTCCCATATCTCTAATCATTTGGTGCATCATTAGCTTGTTTCTTTCATTAATGATTAAGAGAGACCTGCCCACTAGATTTTCAATTCCAATTGTTGTATAGTAATCACAACCATCTAGAATTGTAGTCGTGTAATCTCTATCCTTCCCAATGAATAAACAAACTATGTCAAGGAATAAATTTTTGTCATGATCGTCTTCCAAAGAATCATAGCTTATTCTTAGAATCTTTTGAATTTTGCTGTCAGGGATTTCTTCCAATTTCTCCAATGCACTTTTCCAAGAACTCACACTTTTGGTAGATAATGAAGAGCCCAAAACTTGAAGAGCTAACGGAAGCCCACCACAGTGTTTCACTAAACTTCTTTCATATGCCACTGAACTTTCAGGCACAGAGTTATGACCAAAAGCATACCAATTAAAAAGTTGTAGCGATTCACTTGAAGCTAATTCTTTTACTTCAAATAGTTTGCTTAAGCCTCCACAGCTAGTTGATGCTTCCGAATCAAACATTTGGCTTATAAAATGTGCATTCAATAGGCATCGGTTTCTACTAGTTATAACGATTTTACTTCCCGGATGAAAAGGAATTTGAGTTCccattaattttcttattttttccaATTCATCAACATCATCAAGAACGAGAAGAACTCTTCTACAACATACAACTTCTTTGATCTTGTTAATTCCATTATctatattgtatattttatgtgATTTTCCTTTAAGAATATCTGAAATAAGTTGCCTTTGCAAACGGACTAAACCATTGCAATCTTGACTTGTTTCTCTAACATCAGCAAGGAAACTATAACCTTCAAACCTCAGGATGTTTTGATTGTAAACAACTTTGGCAATGGTTGTCTTCCCAATGCCTCCAATGCCACAAATAGTTGCAATGCCAACTTTATTTGCCCCATCTTGTTCTAACCATTGATTAATTTGTGTCACGAGAGAATCTATTCCAACTAAATAAGGAGGGACATACAAAGAAATAAGATGAAGTTTATTTTGAACTTCTTTAACAATATCTTGGATGAATTGTGATTCATGCctgcaaatttaaaaaatacaactCAATAGTAAAATCTTGGAAATTAAGTAAAAGTTACTAatgtattttctcttttcttgcatatattttgattgttttatgAGATTATATGTTCAAGTAAAATAAGAAACTAATGCAACATTTCAACATATATGATAGAATTATTAcattcaaaatcaaatcaaatcaaataaagcaacataaaaattaatgaaattcatTCAAGAAACAACCTatactcaaaatttcaactttctctttgtgaaagtttaataaattcatgttatttacatgaatttatatatttattttttatttattgtaatattttaaatatgtgtaGACCTATTACACGAATAACTTGGATATAATTATTGCAAATATACTACCGCAAAATAGAATTGTTAAGGAGACCAAActgaatgtaaataaaataagaatcatTGTGTCGTGGAAGAACCACTGCAATATTAGAGGCAAATTCGCCCTGATCGAGTGTAATCGTATAGTGGATGTTACCCCCCAACACAATACTCCAATATTCGTAAACCCAATAAAGAAGATGGAACACGATTGACAATACTCCAAACAGTCCTGCTTAAAACCTAATCTTTTAGACAGAATTTCTCTCTCGTGTAATTTTGTAGAACACTAGAATTTAGAGAACATAGAGAAGTTGTTTTTCTCTTGTTGTGTTAGGTGGGAGAATGACCTcctatttatactattttttgatgagcaaaatggtaaaataacagATTTAGTTTCCAAAAATACCAAAGGATTTTCCTAActgaaaatattctaaaaatattttctgcaaCAGTCAGAGGATTTTCTGcaattcaaaatattcttttgCATTACCAACAATGACATCTTAGAAAACCACAAATAGTGTCATTAAATTAAAGAGgctatttctttttatttttaactcgTCAAATCCAAGTTGTTCATGTGATAGGAGCAAacgtatttaaaatttgatctatGTGTTTTAAAAACATTCCACATCAGATTCGAGCATGCTTAAgctgatgacttgtttgatagAAAGACCTTATTGAtacaaaactaatattttaatgactcaattaaaacatgttaatgtttgagaaataatttaaaatctgaGTTATAATTAACCCTTTAAAATGGATTAAAGTAACCATTTTAATTTCCAAACGCTACCTaacaatattttctattaattttctttctactCTATCTATCAAGTCTTAATGAAAAAGATTGAAGTAACCATATGGAACTTGATTATGTGTATAACGTACCTGTCGTGTAGAACCATGCCTCCTATATCCGCAACTTCTTTTAAAGCATTCCTCCATCTTTGTACCATGTTGGTTTCGGACTTGAAGTTTTGTTCATGTTGGGTAAATGCTTCTGCATAACTTCCCGTCTGGTTCTTGACTTGACTGGGATCCACATCATAGAAAACTGGCAACACACTATGTTTAGAGGATTTCTTGTGCTCCAATATCATTACAAGTTCGTTAAGACACCATGTGGATGCAGCATAATTCTTTGAGAAAACAACGATAGAAATTTTGGAGTGGTGTAGTATtgctttttcaatttcatcttttatgTTATTCCCTCTCTCGATTTCCTCATCATCTCTAAATGTTTGAATTCCTAAGTGCACCAAAGCTGTGTAAAGATGATCCGTGAAACTTTTACGCGTATCTTCACCTCTAAAACTCAAGAATACATGATAACTACATCGCGAGATTTCTGACACTGtcattgaagaagaaaatgaagttgtcctgtatttttatgtaataacaAGGTtccagcatatatatatatatatatacatatacggaTGGAAAAGCAGATATTAGTAGCTGTCAAGTGGCAGTTCATGGTGGGTCAATCCTTCCACCGAAGAAATTCATGTCGACCATGTTCCAATCGCTTTTCATTTCGGAGTCATGCTTACGGTCCATTTGGTGctcaacatttttattaaaaatattatttgaatagagTTTTTCAACAGAGGTAAAAGTTGTAcactataaaaaatatatattatcagaCCTTAAACAATGATTTGTCGGCCTTAAATTAGCAATTAAAGAGGATGGGATAAGGGTAAGGTTGAGTAATTGATCCAAAATTTCATGCTGAGGGCAACTAGCacaaaattgtttaaatattttccaatacTCATTAAGGATCTTCATATCCTTTTTGTGGTATGCCATAGATTTCTTTCCTAATTGAAGCACCaagtgaagaaaaagaaaattcaacgAATATTCTTACCATatctatttcaaaattttaatataattaatgaaaaacaatttatatatatgaatcatcaaatttgacgTGCTTAGAGAATCTCATGTGATAGCTTGATGATTAAGGTTGTTCATCACCCTAAATGTGGCCTAGATTTGAATCGCGCTACTTACATTTGTTATTCGAGCATtacttattattgtaattcaaaaaaaatttaacgtgcttaaataaatattgaattttgtcACATTTAATATAGAGGACATGAGAGGAGGAGAATAATTCCCAAGTACTTGGTGTGGAAAATAGTGGTACTAGAAAACGCGTTTCAATTACTTTTCATTTTGGAGTTTCCAAGACTTGAGACCATTAGCAATTAAAGAGGGGCTTCAACAAAATTCTGGCCCCAACTGTTTCACCTAACATAATAAATTCGTGGGCTAACCAATTTCAGTGCAATAAAAGCAGTGAAGAGGATGGGATAAGGTTAAGGTTTAAATTGTTGGTAATGCAAAGTGGAATCCTCGTTACAGCCTTCAAATTTTTTGGTTCACAATATTTTAGGAAGAACtcgattcaaataatatttttcgtaattatttttctcaataatattatctttaaaatttagatctatatttttcttaaaagtatAATATGTTTTACCATTATATTTAACACTTactaattattcaaataataatattaacaaaaaggTTGAGCACCAAATGGTTGATAAGTACTAACAAGCTCATGGTCTAAAGTCTAGATCGAGTAGCACTATTATCCAAAACATAGTGAAACAAATTAATTCTGTCTCCGACGTTTGTTATAGAGAACTCTACAACCTAGTGCTActaattatcaattttattgtTGTGACTCCATAACTAAAATTTAGCTGACCCCTTCATTCAAGAGTGTAATTATTCGAATAGGATCATGTCTCTTTATGCTGGAAcactaattcattttattacatGAATTTGTTCATAAAAATTCTCttaaaatatcaaacaaataTCAGTTGGGTGTTCtgatttaaatatttagtttttaagaGAATATATTCTTACCTCATTATGCCTTCTCGAAGATTTATGTCAAATCCAAACTGATGTGAGTTGGTAgccatatatttttatttttaaggattttagtccctctattttttgagatttcaaaactcaaatccaattgttaacactgttaattttttttgttaaattcaagttaattacaacatcatttttgTAATTACGTGGTTAccaaataagtttttttttaatttcaaaatgccACCCTAAcacatttaacaaaaaaatttaaaatgttaaccATCGGaaagtaaagagactaaatttctGGAAATAAAAGTACGTATTCTAaactccaaaatttttaaaagtacaataacttatggcatattttaaccttttaactTCTGGGTCGAGCTACTCATCCAATCCCCGCTCGAGATTTGGGA includes the following:
- the LOC105789258 gene encoding disease resistance protein RPV1 isoform X3; the encoded protein is MTVSEISRCSYHVFLSFRGEDTRKSFTDHLYTALVHLGIQTFRDDEEIERGNNIKDEIEKAILHHSKISIVVFSKNYAASTWCLNELVMILEHKKSSKHSVLPVFYDVDPSQVKNQTGSYAEAFTQHEQNFKSETNMVQRWRNALKEVADIGGMVLHDRHESQFIQDIVKEVQNKLHLISLYVPPYLVGIDSLVTQINQWLEQDGANKVGIATICGIGGIGKTTIAKVVYNQNILRFEGYSFLADVRETSQDCNGLVRLQRQLISDILKGKSHKIYNIDNGINKIKEVVCCRRVLLVLDDVDELEKIRKLMGTQIPFHPGSKIVITSRNRCLLNAHFISQMFDSEASTSCGGLSKLFEVKELASSESLQLFNWYAFGHNSVPESSVAYERSLVKHCGGLPLALQVLGSSLSTKSVSSWKSALEKLEEIPDSKIQKILRISYDSLEDDHDKNLFLDIVCLFIGKDRDYTTTILDGCDYYTTIGIENLVGRSLLIINERNKLMMHQMIRDMGQEIIRQESSDIGKRSRLWHKNSFDVIREKIGSRTVKCLTINLKGLLEDKAKRTNTTLHFPKHSKSQFLMANDVDMETQAFAKMKRLKLLQLDYVRLKGDFKDFPKRLRWLRWHGFWMQSFPVDFDINELVVLDMRNSKLKQVWKDTECLPNLKILNLNHSHSLLKTPSFSGLPSLEKLMLKDCINLVEVDQSIGELKMLTFLNLKDCTSLRKLPRTIGSLISLEELILSGCSRLDDVPRELHNMESLKVLNLDETAIYQSRLGLQWLLLKRSKGLGFSWASLPGSLVKLSLESCKLSDDVIPNDLCNLASLKSLNLSRNPIHYLAESLKELTKLDELVLTSCTELQMIPKLPFLPNVSGFSTVSAVKSFRSILPCFFSSKRCVIFGCEKLTEVQDIFKLEPIENFDAEEIRRLFNVNSVNKNRVQLYNCLTDNIMLATPQVLQECGITSTLILGSEVPIGYKHRTNEHRISFLLPTPSHPDEKIRWFSLCIVFSLDSDQILDLPPSVYIFNETKRTTGRYCSSFIGIPKTNDNTMLWLIHWPVTDCQFEGGDLVSCMIVPIHLRIRKFGVTYESEHNIRYEYGFSYLSPGDEVAPRNIKMDLTKNLLSLESYGNVKVQLCSYIEESKVVSSPKVLYDYGIITTFDPMPFDYYGHYFGNQAGKTEVSLSVPPNFSRKISCFLNSIIIFSAKNDNTNEFLPFLEIVNETKGTKWTYSKHFTGILGTKNTLYWFTCWDFRGGELEAVIVLLFGFFQIYLC
- the LOC105789258 gene encoding disease resistance protein RPV1 isoform X2 — protein: MTVSEISRCSYHVFLSFRGEDTRKSFTDHLYTALVHLGIQTFRDDEEIERGNNIKDEIEKAILHHSKISIVVFSKNYAASTWCLNELVMILEHKKSSKHSVLPVFYDVDPSQVKNQTGSYAEAFTQHEQNFKSETNMVQRWRNALKEVADIGGMVLHDRHESQFIQDIVKEVQNKLHLISLYVPPYLVGIDSLVTQINQWLEQDGANKVGIATICGIGGIGKTTIAKVVYNQNILRFEGYSFLADVRETSQDCNGLVRLQRQLISDILKGKSHKIYNIDNGINKIKEVVCCRRVLLVLDDVDELEKIRKLMGTQIPFHPGSKIVITSRNRCLLNAHFISQMFDSEASTSCGGLSKLFEVKELASSESLQLFNWYAFGHNSVPESSVAYERSLVKHCGGLPLALQVLGSSLSTKSVSSWKSALEKLEEIPDSKIQKILRISYDSLEDDHDKNLFLDIVCLFIGKDRDYTTTILDGCDYYTTIGIENLVGRSLLIINERNKLMMHQMIRDMGQEIIRQESSDIGKRSRLWHKNSFDVIREKIGSRTVKCLTINLKGLLEDKAKRTNTTLHFPKHSKSQFLMANDVDMETQAFAKMKRLKLLQLDYVRLKGDFKDFPKRLRWLRWHGFWMQSFPVDFDINELVVLDMRNSKLKQVWKDTECLPNLKILNLNHSHSLLKTPSFSGLPSLEKLMLKDCINLVEVDQSIGELKMLTFLNLKDCTSLRKLPRTIGSLISLEELILSGCSRLDDVPRELHNMESLKVLNLDETAIYQSRLGLQWLLLKRSKGLGFSWASLPGSLVKLSLESCKLSDDVIPNDLCNLASLKSLNLSRNPIHYLAESLKELTKLDELVLTSCTELQMIPKLPFLPNVSGFSTVSAVKSFRSILPCFFSSKRCVIFGCEKLTEVQDIFKLEPIENFDAEEIRRLFNVNSVNKNRVQLYNCLTDNIMLATPQVLQECGITSTLILGSEVPIGYKHRTNEHRISFLLPTPSHPDEKIRWFSLCIVFSLDSDQILDLPPSVYIFNETKRTTGRYCSSFIGIPKTNDNTMLWLIHWPVTDCQFEGGDLVSCMIVPIHLRIRKFGVTYESEHNIRYEYGFSYLSPGDEVAPRNIKMDLTKNLLSLESYGNVKVQLCSYIEESKVVLYDYGIITTFDPLPFDYNGHYHGHQAGKTEVSISVPPNSSRKISYFLNSIIIFSAKNDRTYGFLPCLEIVNETKGTKWTYSKYFMGILETKNTLYWTTCWNFRGDEFEAGDHITLRVLSDLSVLEFGIDLVYDYELDDNPNFFSQLSWMSKCFKYLLGNFVYILSKSQKNLYRLQSLVKC
- the LOC105789258 gene encoding disease resistance protein RPV1 isoform X4, whose product is MTVSEISRCSYHVFLSFRGEDTRKSFTDHLYTALVHLGIQTFRDDEEIERGNNIKDEIEKAILHHSKISIVVFSKNYAASTWCLNELVMILEHKKSSKHSVLPVFYDVDPSQVKNQTGSYAEAFTQHEQNFKSETNMVQRWRNALKEVADIGGMVLHDRHESQFIQDIVKEVQNKLHLISLYVPPYLVGIDSLVTQINQWLEQDGANKVGIATICGIGGIGKTTIAKVVYNQNILRFEGYSFLADVRETSQDCNGLVRLQRQLISDILKGKSHKIYNIDNGINKIKEVVCCRRVLLVLDDVDELEKIRKLMGTQIPFHPGSKIVITSRNRCLLNAHFISQMFDSEASTSCGGLSKLFEVKELASSESLQLFNWYAFGHNSVPESSVAYERSLVKHCGGLPLALQVLGSSLSTKSVSSWKSALEKLEEIPDSKIQKILRISYDSLEDDHDKNLFLDIVCLFIGKDRDYTTTILDGCDYYTTIGIENLVGRSLLIINERNKLMMHQMIRDMGQEIIRQESSDIGKRSRLWHKNSFDVIREKIGSRTVKCLTINLKGLLEDKAKRTNTTLHFPKHSKSQFLMANDVDMETQAFAKMKRLKLLQLDYVRLKGDFKDFPKRLRWLRWHGFWMQSFPVDFDINELVVLDMRNSKLKQVWKDTECLPNLKILNLNHSHSLLKTPSFSGLPSLEKLMLKDCINLVEVDQSIGELKMLTFLNLKDCTSLRKLPRTIGSLISLEELILSGCSRLDDVPRELHNMESLKVLNLDETAIYQSRLGLQWLLLKRSKGLGFSWASLPGSLVKLSLESCKLSDDVIPNDLCNLASLKSLNLSRNPIHYLAESLKELTKLDELVLTSCTELQMIPKLPFLPNVSGFSTVSAVKSFRSILPCFFSSKRCVIFGCEKLTEVQDIFKLEPIENFDAEEIRRLFNVNSVNKNRVQLYNCLTDNIMLATPQVLQECGITSTLILGSEVPIGYKHRTNEHRISFLLPTPSHPDEKIRWFSLCIVFSLDSDQILDLPPSVYIFNETKRTTGRYCSSFIGIPKTNDNTMLWLIHWPVTDCQFEGGDLVSCMIVPIHLRIRKFGVTYESEHNIRYEYGFSYLSPGTIRLWHNYNI
- the LOC105789258 gene encoding disease resistance protein RPV1 isoform X1 codes for the protein MTVSEISRCSYHVFLSFRGEDTRKSFTDHLYTALVHLGIQTFRDDEEIERGNNIKDEIEKAILHHSKISIVVFSKNYAASTWCLNELVMILEHKKSSKHSVLPVFYDVDPSQVKNQTGSYAEAFTQHEQNFKSETNMVQRWRNALKEVADIGGMVLHDRHESQFIQDIVKEVQNKLHLISLYVPPYLVGIDSLVTQINQWLEQDGANKVGIATICGIGGIGKTTIAKVVYNQNILRFEGYSFLADVRETSQDCNGLVRLQRQLISDILKGKSHKIYNIDNGINKIKEVVCCRRVLLVLDDVDELEKIRKLMGTQIPFHPGSKIVITSRNRCLLNAHFISQMFDSEASTSCGGLSKLFEVKELASSESLQLFNWYAFGHNSVPESSVAYERSLVKHCGGLPLALQVLGSSLSTKSVSSWKSALEKLEEIPDSKIQKILRISYDSLEDDHDKNLFLDIVCLFIGKDRDYTTTILDGCDYYTTIGIENLVGRSLLIINERNKLMMHQMIRDMGQEIIRQESSDIGKRSRLWHKNSFDVIREKIGSRTVKCLTINLKGLLEDKAKRTNTTLHFPKHSKSQFLMANDVDMETQAFAKMKRLKLLQLDYVRLKGDFKDFPKRLRWLRWHGFWMQSFPVDFDINELVVLDMRNSKLKQVWKDTECLPNLKILNLNHSHSLLKTPSFSGLPSLEKLMLKDCINLVEVDQSIGELKMLTFLNLKDCTSLRKLPRTIGSLISLEELILSGCSRLDDVPRELHNMESLKVLNLDETAIYQSRLGLQWLLLKRSKGLGFSWASLPGSLVKLSLESCKLSDDVIPNDLCNLASLKSLNLSRNPIHYLAESLKELTKLDELVLTSCTELQMIPKLPFLPNVSGFSTVSAVKSFRSILPCFFSSKRCVIFGCEKLTEVQDIFKLEPIENFDAEEIRRLFNVNSVNKNRVQLYNCLTDNIMLATPQVLQECGITSTLILGSEVPIGYKHRTNEHRISFLLPTPSHPDEKIRWFSLCIVFSLDSDQILDLPPSVYIFNETKRTTGRYCSSFIGIPKTNDNTMLWLIHWPVTDCQFEGGDLVSCMIVPIHLRIRKFGVTYESEHNIRYEYGFSYLSPGDEVAPRNIKMDLTKNLLSLESYGNVKVQLCSYIEESKVVLYDYGIITTLDPMPFDYTGHYYGHQAGKTEVSISVPPNSSRKISCFLNSIIIFSAKNDKTYGFLPCLEIVNETKGTKWTYSKHFMGIPETKNTLYWTTCWNFRGDELEAGDHITLRVLSDLSVLEFGIDLVYDYELDDNPNFFSQLPLMSTKCSKFLLEVFVYILSKSHKNLYRLQSLVKC